One genomic segment of Misgurnus anguillicaudatus chromosome 25, ASM2758022v2, whole genome shotgun sequence includes these proteins:
- the LOC141362030 gene encoding E3 SUMO-protein ligase ZBED1-like → MAPRSASVVWRYFTLESAKNEVKCQICDKKLAYNKTTSPMIKHLRAVHKKEVTEEDQEDAEGETPPATKKRLIQPSIEQQFGAKMPYPAQSLPKKNLDQKLIEFIIKDMQPLSVVEDKGFRAFVNTLDPKYRIPCRQTTKQLILERYSKEKQALKDQLTAVQSVCLTTDLWTSVAMESYISVTAHYISDDFSLQSKLLEVEGFEGRHTADAIATHLRSIILEWGLQDKVFCVTTDNGANVVAAVKKLNMRHLPCFAHTLNLIVKDSLAAVTELDDLRSKVRRVVGFFRSSCTAKEKLDNLQKDLKMPQLRLLQEVETRWNSTYLMLERFFNLREPLSAAMSNMDLPMFFPQDWAAMADAIEVLRPFLGVTEEMSAESNVTSSKLIVLVRNLQKLTRNMANSYAPESVGHRLAGSLNKHLTKRCGDY, encoded by the exons ATGGCTCCAAGGTCAGCATCAGTAGTCTGGCGCTACTTTACTTTAGAATCTGCAAAAAATGAAGTGAAATGCCAAATTTGCGATAAAAAGTTGGCATATAATAAAACAACATCCCCAATGATTAAACATCTTAGGGCCGTTCACAAAAAGGAGGTGACAGAGGAGGATCAG GAGGATGCGGAGGGAGAAACTCCGCCTGCCACGAAAAAGCGTTTGATCCAGCCATCAATTGAACAACAGTTTGGAGCCAAGATGCCATACCCTG CTCAAAGTCTTCCAAAAAAAAACCTGGATCAAAAGTTAATTGAGTTCATAATTAAGGACATGCAGCCACTATCTGTTGTGGAAGATAAAGGTTTTCGAGCATTCGTGAATACACTTGATCCAAAGTACAGGATTCCATGCagacaaacaacaaaacaactaATTTTGGAAAGATATTCGAAAGAAAAACAAGCTCTGAAGGACCAGCTCACT GCTGTACAAAGTGTCTGTCTCACAACTGACCTGTGGACATCTGTTGCAATGGAATCATATATTTCTGTGACAGCACATTACATTTCTGATGATTTCTCTCTGCAGTCCAAATTACTGGAGGTTGAAgg ATTTGAAGGAAGACACACAGCTGATGCCATAGCTACACACCTCCGCAGTATCATTCTGGAGTGGGGTCTTCAGGACAAAGTTTTTTGTGTAACTACAGACAACGGAGCAAATGTGGTTGCAGCAGTAAAAAAATTGAACATGAGACATCTGCCATGCTTTGCGCACACTCTCAATCTTATTGTAAAAGACAGTCTTGCTGCAGTCACTGAACTTGATGACTTGAGATCCAAAGTGAGGAGAGTGGTAGGATTTTTTAGATCCAGTTGCACAGCAAAAGAGAAGTTAGACAACTTGCAGAAAGACTTGAAAATGCCCCAACTGCGCCTTCTCCAGGAAGTTGAAACTAGGTGGAATTCCACCTATTTAATGCTAGAGAGGTTTTTTAACCTCCGGGAACCCCTCTCTGCAGCAATGAGCAACATGGACCTACCCATGTTTTTCCCCCAGGACTGGGCTGCAATGGCTGATGCAATTGAG GTCCTGAGACCATTCCTGGGGGTGACAGAGGAAATGTCTGCAGAAAGCAATGTCACATCCTCGAAGTTGATTGTGTTGGTGCGAAACCTGCAAAAACTGACAAGAAATATGGCAAACTCGTATGCTCCGGAGTCTGTTGGTCATAGGCTTGCAGGCTCTTTAAACAAGCACCTGACCAAAAGGTGTGGTGACTATTAA